In the genome of Triticum urartu cultivar G1812 chromosome 5, Tu2.1, whole genome shotgun sequence, one region contains:
- the LOC125555986 gene encoding basic salivary proline-rich protein 4-like: MNVAMAAASTLSPPKPRRRPAPDAGKQQQQLPHPLIPEHVEPSPRNSRAEAPPRASPSSSRRSTCCQRPRPPTTSTAQGPGDLSVLASSAAPASATREHRRSPRAPSSPSPLSRIAAAASNLSCFGLQVPLRSPAPSPPLHRAGGRREVPPLHPSSP; the protein is encoded by the exons AT GAACGTCGCCATGGCCGCCGCGTCGACTTTGTCTCCACCAAAGCCCCGCCGACGACCAGCACCCGACGCcggcaagcagcagcagcagctcccgCATCCCCTCATTCCCGAGCACGTCGAACCGTCGCCTCGTAATTCCCGTGCCGAAGCACCACCTCGCGCGTCTCCGTCCTCGAGCAGGAGGTCGACCTGCTGCCAGCGACCGCGCCCTCCGACGACCTCCACCGCCCAGGGCCCCGGCGACCTCTCCGTCCTGGCCTCCTCCGCCGCACCGGCGAGCGCGACGCGGGAGCACCGCAGGTCGCCTCGCGCGCCAAGTTCGCCTTCGCCGCTCTCCCGCATCGCCGCTGCCGCCTCGAACCTCTCCTGCTTCGGCCTCCAAGTCCCGCTGCGCAGTCCCGCGCCGTCGCCTCCTCTGCATCGAGCGGGAGGACGAAGAGAAGTGCCTCCCCTGCACCCGAGCTCCCCCTGA